Sequence from the Panicum virgatum strain AP13 chromosome 5N, P.virgatum_v5, whole genome shotgun sequence genome:
GAATGACGACATACCAAAGCGACCTGCACATGATTTGAATCCTAGTATGCCAGTGTCGTTTATGTTCGGTGCTTTGGTTCATGGTCGCGCCCGGATTCTTATCTCATCACACGTTGCAGTCAGGCTTACACACCTGTGGCCAAGGGCAAGCCAGCGAGTGGTAAAAGCTGACATGCACAAGCAAGGACGGGATGGTGCAATtcgtcaaaaacctgcaaattTGCGAACCAAGTGCTCTCCCAGTTATGCTTGAATACAAGAAGGGCGATTTCGTGGATTCAGTCACAGCTCACAGAGACACGCAACAATTCAAATTCAGAAGTTTACAAATACACCAAAAAGATGCAGAGGAAGACAGGTTGGTAGCAGTAGCGTCCAGATGCCACCATATCTGGATCAACGGCGGCCAAACTGTCCAAGAACGTACGCATACACGTGCATGTTATTTGTTATATCTCAACTCGCCAAACCGTCCTTCAAAGAGAACCTAACGTGTTTTACTCTTTTCATTCATAGAAGAAGCACCCAGACATGGTCAGCTGATGGCCACATGCACAGTTAGATATATGTTGCGAGCAGCTGCTACACACCATGCCATAATCAGTTCCCCACATGGCACCTCGTCCAAAATCATTCATATCCTCCAAAGGAAATTAACCAATCATAGATGCAAATGCAATCACATTTCAAATAATTGATCAGCCGTGTTCATCGCGAAAGACACGTGTACTGACTGAATAGAGGGACTACAATGGTATGGTTGATCTCACCACTCAGACTCAGCACATACCAAGGGGATCGTGGTCCTACAAATAGCATCCAAAACCACAGCCATCCAACACAAATACCAGTCCTATTCTTAGGCAGCGTGATCCATCCCCAGAGGAAGAACGAGTCCTGGCCTCATGTCGCAGGGAAAACTTTAACTGCCACAGACTCATTCCCAtctcttcttctcctccccCTTGGAGGATTCCGAGCACATCAGCTGTGTGTCTTGGTGTCCTCCAAACACAAGCACCCGCTCTGTTGCCCTTcacctctccttcctctccccctgGCCAGGGAGAGAGGAAGACAGAGGCAGGAAGTGGCACAGAGTAGACGCTTGTGAACCATTcgacctgttgctgctgctgctgctgtcgtcaCCCCCGACGAGTCGACAAGGATGGAGAAGAAGCCCACCATCCTCATGAACCGGTATGAGCTCGGCCGCATGCTCGGGCAGGGTACCTTTGCCAAGGTGTACCATGCCCGGAACCTTGCTTCCAACCAGAGCGTGGCCATTAAGGTCATTGACAAGGAGAAGGTGCTGCGTGTTGGCATGATCGACCAGATCAAGCGGGAGATCTCCGTCATGCGCCTTGTTCGCCACCCCAACATCGTCCAGCTGCACGAGGTCATGGCCAGCAAGAGCAAGATATATTTCGCAATGGAGTATGTCCgtggcggcgagctcttcgCCAGGGTTGCCAGGGGCCGGCTGAAGGAGGATGCTGCGAGGAAGTACTTTCATCAGTTGATTGGGGCTGTGGATTTCTGCCACAGCCGAGGCGTCTTCCACCGGGACCTGAAGCCGGAGAACCTCCTCGTGGACGAGAACGGTAACCTCAAGGTGTCAGACTTTGGCCTGAGTGCCCTCAAGGAGTGCGAGAAGCAGGACGGGTTGTTGCACACGACATGCGGCACACCTGCATATGTTGCACCTGAGATAATCAACAAGAAGGGCTACGATGGAGCAAAGGCGGACATATGGTCTTGCGGTGTCATACTGTTTGTTCTTCTTGCCGGCTATCTCCCATTCCAGGACACAAATCTAATGGAGATGTACCGCAAGATTAGCAGAGCTGATGTCAAGTACCCTCAGTGGTTCTCTCCTGATATCCGGAAGTTCATGTCCAGGCTCCTTGATCCAAATCCAAACACCAGGATCACCATCGAGAAGCTGGTTGAGCACCCGTGGTTCAAGAAGGGGTACAAACCAGCAGTGATGCTGGCACAGTCACACGGTTCAAACAGCCTCAAGGATGTTCAAGTTGCTTTCAGCACCGACCACAGGGACAACGAGGCCAACAAGGTGgaacaaccaaacagccctttGAAGCCAACAAGTTTGAATGCATTTGACATCATCTCGCATTCCAAAGGATTTGATCTGTCAGGCCTGTTCGGCAACAATCAAGAGCAGAAGGCGAATTCACGGTTCATGACCCAAAAGCCAGCATCAGCAATAGTGTCAAAACTAGAGCAGATTGCTGAAACAGAGCGCTTCATGGTGAAGAAACAGGATGGACTGGTGAAGCTGCAGGGGTCCAAAGAAGGGAGGAAAGGGCAGCTCGCAATCGACGCGGAGATCTTCGAAGTGACACCAGCCTTTTATGTCGTCGAGGTGAAGAAGTCAGCAGGGGACACACTGGAGTACGAAAAGTTCTGCAACAAGGACCTAAGACCTTCACTCAGAGACATCTGCTGGAGCAGTCAATCAGAGGAAAAGCTCCCTTCACTGGCTGAGTCATCACATTAAAGCCATCCTCTTAGTCGGTCGCGAGATATTTCCTTAGCGCAATCTCTTCAGAGATGCAACTACAATCAgccttcctttctctttttcccccTTTCTCAAAGGGCTGAGATCTTACTCCCTTGAGCATCAGGCTGTACGGCTCTTTGTGATCCTTTTTGCCAGTTTTCTTCTTGTAGTAGCAAGTGTTGAACATAGAACTCCTGTTCCTTTCACCAATAGAAGCATGACGAACAGCACTGTCATCTTCCAGTTGCTTGGACAGAACTACCATTGCCCGCAGGAAAAATATATATCATTGCAGAAAGTACAAATTAAAATGGTAAAACACATAAATATAAATGGATAGCACAAATGAAATTTCATATTGTAAAAGAAAAGGGTAATTTAAGCAGCTTTAATAAGGAAAAAATAAACATATCTGCTGTGCAGAAAACCACAGAAGTGATTCCTCGTTATACAGTAACATATTTCTGTGGTGAAGTATTGTGGGCAATGCATGTCCAACTCATTGTTATGTTCAAATTAAAATGTAAATACATGAATAAGAAAGGAAAATTTCTTCTTGAAGAAAGCAATATCTATGGCAGGATTTTTGGACAAATTTAGTGTGCTTGGA
This genomic interval carries:
- the LOC120673890 gene encoding CBL-interacting protein kinase 5-like — encoded protein: MEKKPTILMNRYELGRMLGQGTFAKVYHARNLASNQSVAIKVIDKEKVLRVGMIDQIKREISVMRLVRHPNIVQLHEVMASKSKIYFAMEYVRGGELFARVARGRLKEDAARKYFHQLIGAVDFCHSRGVFHRDLKPENLLVDENGNLKVSDFGLSALKECEKQDGLLHTTCGTPAYVAPEIINKKGYDGAKADIWSCGVILFVLLAGYLPFQDTNLMEMYRKISRADVKYPQWFSPDIRKFMSRLLDPNPNTRITIEKLVEHPWFKKGYKPAVMLAQSHGSNSLKDVQVAFSTDHRDNEANKVEQPNSPLKPTSLNAFDIISHSKGFDLSGLFGNNQEQKANSRFMTQKPASAIVSKLEQIAETERFMVKKQDGLVKLQGSKEGRKGQLAIDAEIFEVTPAFYVVEVKKSAGDTLEYEKFCNKDLRPSLRDICWSSQSEEKLPSLAESSH